From a region of the Acomys russatus chromosome 4, mAcoRus1.1, whole genome shotgun sequence genome:
- the Id1 gene encoding DNA-binding protein inhibitor ID-1 isoform X2, translating into MKVASVSASAAAGPSCSLKAGRTAGEVVLGLSEQSVAISRCAGTRLPALLDEQQQVNVLLYDMNGCYSRLKELVPTLPQNRKVSKVEILQHVIDYIRDLQLELNSESEVGTPGGRGLPVRAPLSTLNGEISALAAEVRPHAFQRTIASCVAEPAH; encoded by the exons ATGAAGGTCGCCAGTGTTAGCGCCTCGGCTGCCGCGGGCCCCAGCTGCTCGCTGAAGGCGGGCAGGACAGCGGGCGAGGTGGTGCTCGGTCTGTCCGAGCAGAGCGTGGCCATCTCCCGCTGCGCGGGGACGCGCCTCCCCGCCTTGCTGGACGAACAGCAGCAGGTGAACGTCCTGCTCTACGACATGAACGGCTGCTACTCACGCCTTAAGGAGCTGGTGCCCACTCTGCCTCAGAACCGCAAAGTGAGCAAGGTGGAGATCCTGCAGCACGTCATCGACTACATCAGGGACCTGCAGCTGGAGCTGAACTCGGAATCCGAAGTCGGGACCCCCGGAGGCCGGGGACTACCCGTCCGGGCCCCGCTCAGCACCCTGAATGGCGAGATCAGTGCCTTGGCGGCTGAGGTGAG GCCGCATGCGTTCCAGCGGACGATCGCATCTTGTGTCGCTGAGCCGGCTCACTGA
- the Id1 gene encoding DNA-binding protein inhibitor ID-1 isoform X1 encodes MKVASVSASAAAGPSCSLKAGRTAGEVVLGLSEQSVAISRCAGTRLPALLDEQQQVNVLLYDMNGCYSRLKELVPTLPQNRKVSKVEILQHVIDYIRDLQLELNSESEVGTPGGRGLPVRAPLSTLNGEISALAAEAACVPADDRILCR; translated from the exons ATGAAGGTCGCCAGTGTTAGCGCCTCGGCTGCCGCGGGCCCCAGCTGCTCGCTGAAGGCGGGCAGGACAGCGGGCGAGGTGGTGCTCGGTCTGTCCGAGCAGAGCGTGGCCATCTCCCGCTGCGCGGGGACGCGCCTCCCCGCCTTGCTGGACGAACAGCAGCAGGTGAACGTCCTGCTCTACGACATGAACGGCTGCTACTCACGCCTTAAGGAGCTGGTGCCCACTCTGCCTCAGAACCGCAAAGTGAGCAAGGTGGAGATCCTGCAGCACGTCATCGACTACATCAGGGACCTGCAGCTGGAGCTGAACTCGGAATCCGAAGTCGGGACCCCCGGAGGCCGGGGACTACCCGTCCGGGCCCCGCTCAGCACCCTGAATGGCGAGATCAGTGCCTTGGCGGCTGAG GCCGCATGCGTTCCAGCGGACGATCGCATCTTGTGTCGCTGA